GTCTCTACGGGCCGGACCGGTACCGGTTACAGCGCTATCTTGAGGGGCCGGTGACAGAGGGCTATCTCAACATGGTCCACCGCGACGACGCCGCGGGGGCAGTTCGGTTCCTCCTCGAGGAGGATCTCGGTCGCGGAGAGGTCGTGCAGATTGTCGACGACGAACCGGTCGAAAAGTGGGCTTTTGCGGACTGGCTAGCGGACGGGTGCGGGCGTGAGCACCCACCGAAGCGGACGAAAGCGGAGCGACTTGCGGATGGCGACCTCTCGGAGCCGGCACAGCGACGTATTCTGACGAGTAAACGCTGTGCAAACGACCGGCTGCGCGAGTTGGGATACGAGTTTAGCTATCCGACGTTCCGTGAGGGATACCGGGCGGCGATTGAGTCGGTCTGTGACGGTGAGTCGTAGCGATCACGCCGATCACGCCGATCACGCCGATTCGCGCTCTGGGTCGTGATCCCTGTCAATCTGGGTGAACACGTACCAGAATCCGATCAGGATGGCGAAGAACACCACGCCAATCCCGACTCGGAGTGCGATTTCTTCGAACCCGCTCATTTCGGCTTGCACCAGTGCAGCCGCCCAGCCACCGCCGACGATGGCGAAGCCGGTCGCAACGATGATCATGATGAGGAGTCTATCGGTGGGAACGTTCATCACGGTCAGTTCGACTCGAACGTGGGTAAATGACAAGCCTGAGTTCGCCACGGCCGGTCAATGACAGCCATACCGCACTCAGTACCGCCGTGACGGGAGCACCTCACAGTGAATCAACACTCACAAATCGATGACCGTCACAAACGGGGGAAATTTCTTGGTTGTTGAATTTGAGTGTCCGGTATGGACGTTCAGGACGCCTCGACGAAAATGGGGGCCGTCGAGGCGGCAACAGAGCGGCCGGTCGCAGCCATGGAAAGCGCCGTCGATTCGCTCGGAGCGCTCGATCCACTGGTCCTCTCGCTGTTGATTCTCGCACTCGTCGGTCTCGCACTTGGCAGCTGGTGGCTCGTCCGCTGGTTTCGCCGACCACCTGGCGTTCGACTCCAGCGCGTGCTCGCAGACTACGACGACGTGACGGTGTTGATGCACCCGAACCCAGACCCGGACGCGATGGCGTGTGCACTGGGCGTCTCCGCAATCGCACACGACGTGGGGACGGAGACGACGCTGCAGTATCCCGGCGAGATCCGCCACCAGGAGAACCGCGCCTTCCGAACCGTGCTCGGCCTCGACCTCGAGCAGATCGCCTCGAGTTCCGAACTCGCAAGCGACGCCGTCGTGCTGGTCGACCACAACACGGCGCGTGGCTTTACGGGTGCACAGACGGTCGAACCAGTCGCCGTCGTAGATCACCATCCCGGCAACGGTACGGGAACGAAGTTCACCGACGTGCGTACGGACTACGGCGCAGCCTCTACGATCGTCGTCGAGTACCTCGAGGAACTCGGAGCCGTCTCCGAGGCAGACGACGAGGACGGACTCACGCTCGCGGCCGAACTGGCAACCGGACTGCTCTACGGCATCCAGTCCGATACGGACCATCTGACCAACGGCTGCTCACGAGCCGAGTTCGACGCCTGCGCGTACCTCTTCTCGGAGATCGACGAGGACCTCCTGGAGCGAATCGCGAACCCGCAGGTCAGCGACGACGTGTTACAGATCAAGGCCACGGCGATCACCGAAAAGCGAATCGAGGGACCGTTCGCGATCTGCGATGTTGGGACGATATCGAACACCGACGCGATCCCGCAGGCTGCGGACGAGTTGATGCATCTGGAGGGCGTCACCGCTGTCGTCGTCTACGGCGAGAGCGACGGCACGATCCACCTCTCGGGCCGGTCGCGCGACGACCGCGTCCACATGGGCGAAACGCTGCGCCACGCGGTGAACGACATCCCGATGGCGAACGCTGGCGGTCACGCGCGAATGGGTGGCGGCCAGATCTCGGTCGATCATATGCGAGGGCTCGGTCCCTCCGACGGCGTCGACAAGGCCGAGTTCGAAGAACGGCTGTTTGCAGCGCTCTCCGGCGAACGGTAATCCGCCCGTTGTCACTCCCAAACTCACGACTCTCTGAACTGAACAGCACATGCGAACGCTCGCAATCAGTAACCAGTAATCAGTAACCAGTCCAAAAAGTAGTCCGGCAGAGCTCGCGCGGTCGCTCGCTGCAGGCCCGGCGACGGATGTGGTGGCCGTCAGCGGACGAAGCAAAGGGAGAGAGCGGGACTTCGGTCAGTAACGAGTGGAGCGGGAGGTGCGCCCCAATCCAGTCCTATCGGATCTCTTTCCACTCAGCAGCGCAGTCGGGGCAGATCCGAACCGTCTTGATCTGATCCGGATCGTTCTCGGTCTTCAGCGGCTTCTCGCACTCGTTGCAGACGAGTCGGTCGTAGGTGTCTTTGTCGAGTTCGCCCTCTCGAAGTGCCTTTCGGACAGATTTCATGTTCACTGCTTTGGAAGGTCTAGATGAAAAAGACCGGGGCTTCGCCGTTGACATAATTGCCCTCTCAGGTGGGTATCGGGCTCGATATCTGTTGCGATAGAAACATGTTATGGGATACCACGACAGCCGATGAGCCGTGGCCATTTTACCGATCCGCCCGAACACTCTACCGATGGAGTACGTCCAGGAGCGGATCGCGACGCTTCACGACTTCCGCGCCCTCCGCGGACACCACACGGAGACAGCGAGAGAAGGTGGAGGAGACAGAGACGAAGACGCAGACACCGATACCGCCACCACAAACGGCGAGGACGAGCACCAGCGCCCCGTCGCTGCCGCGCCCGACACCGCCACCCCCGCGCTCAATCTCGACGCATATCTCCGCAAGACTGCCGTTATTGTCCCGATGGCCGGCCGCGAACACGAGAGTCCCGCCGCCGAGCGCGTGCTCACGGAACTCGAGTCCCTCTCGCCTGCGCCCGCCGCCGTCTTCGTTCCCGTTCGCACCGCTCCGGACCGAATCGATGCGTTTCGCGAGTGGCTCAGTGGCTTCTCGCTGCCGATCCGACTCCTCTGGTGCAACGCGCCCGGCGTCGAAGCACGACTGGCCGACGCCGGACTGCCCCACGGCCCGGAGACGGGGAAGGGGCGCGACGTCTGGCTCGCGCTCGGTCCGGCTGCCGAGGCGGCCGACTACGTTGTGGTTCACGATGCGGACGCGCGAAGCTACGAGGCCGACCACGTTCGCCGACTGCTGGCACCGCTTTCGATGGCGGACCAGAAGTTCGAATTCGTGAAAGGGTACTACGCGCGCATCGAGGATGAGCAGCTCTACGGCCGGCTGTTTCGGCTGTTCTACCAGCCGCTGTTGCGCGCGCTCGAAGCGGGTCCCGGTGGTGCAACTGGGAGCGACCACGAAACCGACCCCGGTGGTGCAACTGGGGCCGACCACGAAACTGGCACGGCCATCCTCTCGTACCTCACCGCCTTCCGCTACGCCCTGGCCGGCGAGTTCGCCATGACCGCCGCCCTCGCTCGCCGCATCCGCGCCCCGCAGTCGTGGGGCCTCGAGGTCGGCGTGCTCGGCGACGCCTTCGAGCACGCCGGCTTCGCGGGCAGCGCACAGGTCGACCTCGGTCACCACATCCACGACCACCGCGCCGTCGCCGGCGACACCGGCCTCGAAGGCATGAGCCACGAAGTCGGCGCTACGCTCTTGACCGTCCTTGAGTCCGGCGGCGTCGAACCCCACTACGAGACGCTTCCCGAGCGCTACCTCGCGGCGGGCGACGAACTGATCGAGCAGTATCGCGCGGACGCAGCGTTCAACGGACTCGAGTACGAACGGGCGAGCGAGCGGGCGCAGTTGGAACGCTACGCTGGTGCACTCTCCCCGCCAGATTCCGACCCCCGACTCCCCCGGTGGACGGCTGCAC
The DNA window shown above is from Natrialba magadii ATCC 43099 and carries:
- a CDS encoding HVO_0758 family zinc finger protein, whose amino-acid sequence is MKSVRKALREGELDKDTYDRLVCNECEKPLKTENDPDQIKTVRICPDCAAEWKEIR
- a CDS encoding DHH family phosphoesterase, whose amino-acid sequence is MDVQDASTKMGAVEAATERPVAAMESAVDSLGALDPLVLSLLILALVGLALGSWWLVRWFRRPPGVRLQRVLADYDDVTVLMHPNPDPDAMACALGVSAIAHDVGTETTLQYPGEIRHQENRAFRTVLGLDLEQIASSSELASDAVVLVDHNTARGFTGAQTVEPVAVVDHHPGNGTGTKFTDVRTDYGAASTIVVEYLEELGAVSEADDEDGLTLAAELATGLLYGIQSDTDHLTNGCSRAEFDACAYLFSEIDEDLLERIANPQVSDDVLQIKATAITEKRIEGPFAICDVGTISNTDAIPQAADELMHLEGVTAVVVYGESDGTIHLSGRSRDDRVHMGETLRHAVNDIPMANAGGHARMGGGQISVDHMRGLGPSDGVDKAEFEERLFAALSGER
- a CDS encoding glycosyltransferase family protein, with product MEYVQERIATLHDFRALRGHHTETAREGGGDRDEDADTDTATTNGEDEHQRPVAAAPDTATPALNLDAYLRKTAVIVPMAGREHESPAAERVLTELESLSPAPAAVFVPVRTAPDRIDAFREWLSGFSLPIRLLWCNAPGVEARLADAGLPHGPETGKGRDVWLALGPAAEAADYVVVHDADARSYEADHVRRLLAPLSMADQKFEFVKGYYARIEDEQLYGRLFRLFYQPLLRALEAGPGGATGSDHETDPGGATGADHETGTAILSYLTAFRYALAGEFAMTAALARRIRAPQSWGLEVGVLGDAFEHAGFAGSAQVDLGHHIHDHRAVAGDTGLEGMSHEVGATLLTVLESGGVEPHYETLPERYLAAGDELIEQYRADAAFNGLEYERASERAQLERYAGALSPPDSDPRLPRWTAAPLSPAAVLEAARPWLVDGARPEPNSSD